GCGGCCGGCGTACGGCTGCCCACCGGAGGCAAGGTCTTCCTTTCCGTCAAGGATTCGGACAAGGCCAAGGCCGTGGATGTGGCGCGGGACCTCCAGGCCGCAGGCTTCTCCATCCTGGCTACCCGGGGTACCGCAAACGCCATTCAGGCGGCGGGTATTCCGGTGACCGTGGTTAATAAGGTCACGGAAGGCCGTCCCCACGTGGTGGATATGATCAAGAACAATGAAATTGCTCTGATCATCAACACCGTAGATGAAAAGCGGCAGGCCATCGCCGATTCCCGCTCCATCCGGACTTCCGGTCTGGCGGCTCGGGTGACCATCTACACCACCCTGTGGGGTGCCGAAGCGGCAGCCGCCGGTATTCGCCAGGGCGGGGAGCTGCGGGTGTACCCGATTCAGGGTTTGCACGCTAAACTTCACTAATCCTTCTTTTCAGCCGCCGGACGTCCCGCCTCGCGGGCGCCGGCGGTTTTGCTTTGATTGAGAACGCTATGAGTAAGACACCCTTGACCGTGGCCGGGGCCGAGAAGCTCCGCGCCGAGCTGCATCATTTGAAGACCGTGGAACGGCCCAATGTGATTGCCGCCATCGCGGAAGCCCGTTCCCACGGGGACCTGTCCGAAAACGCGGAATACGACGCGGCCAAGGAAAAGCAGGGCTTCGTGGAAGGGCGTATTCAGGAAGTGGAGGCCAAGCTCTCCAACGCCCAGGTGGTGGATCCCCTGACCCTGGATGCGGATGGACGCTGCGTTTTTGGCGCCACCGTGGACCTGGAAGACCAGGATAGCGGTGACCAGGTGACCTACCAGATCGTTGGGGAGGATGAGGCGGACATCAAGAAAGGCAAGATTTCCTATGTCTCCCCCCTGGCCCGGGCCGTGATCGGCAAATACGCCGGGGATCTGGTCCAGGTGCAGACGCCGGGCGGCATCCGGGAATACGAAATCCTGGACGTTCGTTACCAATAAGCGCAATGAGCGCCATGGGGCCCGGATCGGCCTGGTTGAACGGCCTGCGCCGCCTGCTGCTCACCGCCTGGGTGGGTAGCCTGTGGGGGGTGGGCTATGTGGTAGCTCCCACCCTCTTCCAGATAGCGCCCAGCCGGGTTTTGGCTGGGGAAATTGCGGGCCATTGCTTCTGGTGGGTGGGGGTGATCGGTCTGGTTTGTGGCGCCTTGCTGCTGCCCCTGGCCTTGACCGCTCCGCCTTCCCGGGACCGTGCCCGGGGCGTGGCCTTGGTGCTGGTTCTGGCGGTGGGCAGCCTGCTACAGCTATTCTATTTTCAGCCCCATATTGCCGCCATTAAAGCGGCCATTGGGCCCGTGGATCCGGCACTGAGCCCGGCGGCAGCCCTATTTGCCCGCTGGCATGGTTTTTCCAGCGTGGCTTACCTGCTACAAAGCCTGGCGGGAGCCCTGTTGGTTGCTTGGGGGGAAGCCCCCTGGCGGGGGCGGTAGAAGGAAGGCGGAACGTCTAGCTCTGAAAGCTGCGTTTGCTGCGGCGCTGATTTCTTCCCGGGGTACGGCGGGCGGCTGCGGCAGCCTGGGCATCTTCCGGGGCGGGGCGATAAACCACCAGTAGCTTGCCGATATGTTGTACGGGGGCTGCATCCAGTTGGGTGCAGATATCGTTCAGGTATTGTTCCCGAACTTCCCGGTCATCGTTGTAGACCCGCACCTTGATTAACTCGTGGCTTTTCAGGTTGGCGTCAATTTCTTTCAGCACATTTTCCGTGAGGCCGTGCTGGCTGATGCTGACGACGGGATTGAGGGCGTGGGCACGGGCTTTGAGGGCCCGGCGTTGTACGGGGGAGAGGGAAAGCATGGGAACTACCTGTTTCAAAAAGCGGATTCTAGCGGATGGCACGTACTAAGACTAGCAAAGCGTGGATGCACGAACACGTTACGGATCAATTTGTGCAGCGGGCCAAGGCCGAAGGCTGGCGTTCCCGGGCGGCGTTCAAGCTCATGGAGATTGACGAAAAGGACAAGCTCCTGAAGCCCGGGGAAATCGTGGTGGATCTGGGGGCGGCCCCGGGGGGGTGGTCCCAGGTGGCGGGGCGCCGTATTGGTGACCATGGCCGGGTGTTCGCCATCGATCTGTTGGAAATGGGTGGCCTGCCCGGGGTGGATTTCCTCCAGGGGGACTTTCGGGACGAGGAGGTGCTGCACCGCTTCGAAGCCATGGTGGGAGACCGGCCGGTAAGTCTTGTACTTTCCGATATGGCCCCCAATATATCCGGTATTCCCACCTCCGATCAGGCCCGTTCCATCTATCTCTGTGAATTGGCAATGGATTTTGCCAAAACCCATTTGAAACCGGACGGCGCTTTTTTGGTCAAAGTATTTCAGGGGGAAGGGTTTGACGACTTCCTGCGGGCCATGCGGGAAAGCTTTCAGACCGTGGTTACCCGTAAGCCAAAATCCTCCCGGGACCGGAGCGCGGAACTCTATCTGCTGGGGCGCCGTCCCCGGCGTAGCTGAGCTTTAGAGGCGTCCCTGTCTTGTGGCGGAAGCATTTCGGTTTAGAATGAAACCTTTGTAGCAGTCGGTCGCCAGGCGCGGCAAGAGGAGCAAACTTGAACAATATGCTGAAAAACTTGGCTATCTGGCTGGTGATCGGTCTGGTGCTCATGACCATCTTCAACCAGTTCAACAACCGCCAGGCGGCCCAGAACTCCATTGATTATTCCCAATTCATCGAAGAGGTGAAGCAGGGGCATATTTCCAAGGTGGTGATCGAAGGCCGGGTGCTCAAGGCCACCACCCCCGAAGGCAAGAAACTCACTTCCTACGCACCTCCCGACCTCTGGCTGGTCTCCGACCTGTTGAAGAGCGGGGTGCGGATTGAGGCCAAGCCGGAGGAAGAACCCTCCATGCTGATGAATATTTTCGTTAGCTGGTTCCCCATGCTGTTGCTCATCGGTGTCTGGGTGTTTTTCATGCGTCAGATGCAGGGCGGCGGCAAGGGCGGTGCCTTTTCCTTCGGCAAATCCCGGGCCCGGATGCTGGATGAATCCAATAACAGCATTACCTTTGCGGATGTGGCCGGCTGCGACGAAGCCAAGGAAGAAGTTTCCGAGCTGGTGGATTTTCTAAAAGATCCCTCCAAATTCCAGAAGTTGGGCGGCCGTATTCCCAAGGGCGTGCTCATGGTGGGCAGCCCGGGGACGGGGAAGACTTTGCTGGCTCGGGCTATCGCCGGGGAAGCCAAGGTGCCTTTTTTCTCCATTTCCGGTTCCGATTTCGTGGAAATGTTTGTCGGCGTAGGGGCAGCCCGGGTCCGGGACATGTTCGAAAACGCTAAGAAGCATGCGCCCTGCATCCTCTTTATCGATGAAATTGATGCGGTGGGGCGGCAGCGGGGCGCAGGCCTGGGCGGCGGTAACGACGAGCGGGAACAGACCCTGAATCAGCTGCTGGTGGAAATGGACGGTTTCGAAGGCCATACGGGCATCATCGTCATCGCCGCCACCAACCGTCCGGACGTACTGGACCCGGCCCTGCTGCGGCCCGGTCGCTTTGACCGCCAAGTGGTGGTTCCCTTGCCCGATATCCGGGGCCGGGAAGAAATTCTTAAGGTCCACATCCGCAAGGTGCCGGTGGCCGGTGACGTGCGGGCGGACATCCTGGCCCGGGGGACCCCCGGCTTTTCCGGGGCCGATCTGGCCAATCTGGTCAATGAAGCCGCCCTCTTTGCCGCCCGCGGTAACAAGCGGCTGGTGGATATGGATGACTTCGAAAAGGCCAAGGATAAGATCATGATGGGCGCCGAACGGCGCAGCATGGCCATGAGCGAGGACGAAAAGCGCAACACCGCTTACCACGAGTCTGGCCACGCCGTGGTGGCCAAGCTGGTGCCCAAGTCCGATCCGGTGCACAAGGTCACCATCATTCCCCGGGGCCGGGCCCTGGGCCTCACCATGCAATTGCCCGAGCAGGATCGTTACGCTTACGACCGGGAATATCTGATGAGCCGCATTGCGGTACTCTTCGGTGGCCGGGTGGCGGAAGAACTGTTCATGCACCAGATGACCACCGGGGCGTCCAACGACTTTGAACGGGCCACCCAGATGGCCCGGGACATGGTGACCCGTTACGGTATGTCCGATGTGCTGGGGCCCATGGTTTATGGGGAAAACGAAGGGGAGGTGTTCCTGGGCCGCTCCGTCACTACCCACAAGAATCTTTCCGAAACCACCATGCAGGCCGTGGATAAGGAAATCCGCCGCATCATTGACCAGCAATACGAGCTGGCCAAGCGCCTGCTGGAGGAAAACCGGGACAAGGTGGAAGCCATGGCCGGGGCCCTGCTGGAATGGGAAACCATCGATGCGGACCAGATCAACGACATCATGGAAGGTAAGCCCCCCCGTCCCCCCAAGCAACCATCCTCCGGCAATAAGCCCTCCGTCGGCGGTGACACTCCGGGAGCGGAACCCAACGTGGCGGCCACGGCCTGAGGCAGATAAGCGCCACCTAGGCTTGTATAATGGATCAGGCCGGAAGCCATGCTTCCGGCCTTTTTTATGGCTACGATTTTTCCTCTATGAATATTTTGCAGTGTGGCAAATTTCAGCTGGATTGCTCCCGGCCCCGAGTCATGGGCATCGTCAATCTCACCCCGGATTCCTTTTCCGGGGATGGGCTGGCAAAGGATCGGGAGCGGGCCATCGCCCACGCCCATGCCCAGATCGAAGCGGGGGCGGAGTTGCTGGATCTGGGGGCGGAGTCTTCTCGACCGGGGTGTGAGCCGACCCCTTTAGATGAAGAACTAGGCCGCCTTCTGCCCGTGGTTAAAGCCTTGGCGGGCTGTGGTGTGCCCCTTTCCATCGATACCTACAAGCCGGAAGTGATGGCGGCCGTCCTGGAAGCCGGGGCGGACATGATCAACGACATTTACGGCTTTCGCCGTCCGGGCGCCTGGCAGGCGGTGGCTGATTCCGATTGCGGTCTATGCATCATGCACATGCAGGGTGAGCCCCGGGATATGCAGGCCCGACCCGCCTATGGGGATGTGGTGACCGAGGTGGTGGATTTTTTTCAGGAGCGCCTGGAGGAAGCCGACCAGCTTGGGATTGAGCGGCGCCGCATTACCCTGGATGCGGGCTTCGGCTTTGGCAAAAGCGTGGCCCACAATCTGGACCTGCTGGGACGCCTGGAAGAAACCCGGGTAGGAGGGCTGCCCCTGTTCGTGGGCATGTCCCGCAAATCCATGATCGGCGCGGTGACCGGCCGGCCGGTGGGGGAACGGGTGTTTGGTAGCGTAGCCGCCGCCCTCCTGGCTGCCCAAAGGGGGGCGGCCATTATCCGGGTTCATGATGTGGCGGCGACCCGGGACGCCCTGGCTGTGTGGCAGGCGGTGGAAGGGACAGAAATTCCCGCCCCTGGGAAAAATTGAGCGACGAAAATCAGGTAGGAGCGAAAACCATGGGTCGTAAATATTTTGGTACGGATGGTGTGCGGGGCCGGGTGGGGGAATTCCCCATTACCCCGGAGTTTGTGCTGCGTTTGGGCTACAGCGCGGGTCAGGTGCTGGCGGCCCAGGCAGGGAAGGGCGCCGGCGAGCGCCCAGCCGTCCTGATCGGCAAGGACACCCGGATTTCCGGCTATATGCTGGAAGCGGCCCTGGAAGCCGGCTTTGCCTCTGCGGGGGTGGATGTGTGTCTGGTGGGCCCCCTGCCCACCCCGGCGGTGGCCTATCTCACCCGGGCTCTGCGCCTGGATGCGGGCATTGTCATTTCCGCTTCCCACAATCCCTATTTCGATAACGGCATCAAGTTTTTCTCCGCTCTAGGCACCAAGCTGCCCGATGAGGTGGAATTGGCCATCGAGGCGGGGATCGATGCCCCCCTCAATTGCGTGGCCTCCGCCAAGTTGGGCAAGGCCCGGCGCATCGGTGACGCCCGGGGCCGTTACATCGAATTCTGTAAAAGCACCTTCCCCAATGATCTGGACCTGCGGGGCCTGAAAATCCTGGTGGATTGTGCCCACGGGGCCACCTATGACGTGGCCCCCCAGGTTTTCCACGAGCTGGGGGCTGAAGTGAGCACCATCGGGGCGGCGCCTGATGGCATGAACATCAACAAGGAGGTGGGGGCCACGGCCCCTTCCGCCCTGCGCAAGGCGGTCCTGGCCCAGGGCGCCGATCTGGGGCTGGCGCTGGATGGGGACGGGGACCGGCTCCTGATGGTGGACGGGGAGGGCAATCTGTATGACGGGGATCAGCTGCTCTTCGCCATTGTGAAGGACCGCCTGCGCCACGGCCCGGTGGCCGGGGTGGCGGGTACCCTGATGAGCAATCTGGCCCTGGAACATGCTCTGGAAGGCCTGGAGGTGCCCTTTGCCCGGGCCGCCGTGGGGGACCGCTATGTGCTGGAGCTGCTTCAGCAACGTGGCTGGCTCTACGGCGGGGAAAATTCCGGCCATATTCTTTGCCTGGATAAGCACAGCACGGGGGACGGCATTGTGGCTGCCTTGCAGGTGCTTACCGCCCTGCGCCAACAGGGGGGCACCCTGAAGTCCCTGCTCTCCGGGTTGGTGCTCTATCCCCAGCGCCTGATCAATGTGCCCATGCCCAAGGGTTTCCCCTGGAAGGAACATCCGGCCATCAAAGCGGCCCAGGTACGGACCGAGCAGGCCCTGGCAGGAACGGGGCGAGTGCTGCTGCGGGCCTCCGGTACTGAGCCCCTGCTGCGGGTCATGGTGGAAGGCCGGGATGAGGCCCAGATCGAAGGCCTGGCCCAGGATTTGGCCGATGTGGTGCGGCAGGTGGTGGAGGAAGCGGCCTGAGCCCGGTCATCTTCCGGTCCCCAATGTGACAGGGATGTAATATTTCCTTAATACGTTCCGCCTAAACTCCAAAGCTCGCAATTCACATTGATCGGAGAGATCTCATGTATCTGAAGTGGCTTGGTGTTTCTGCGCTGTCTTTTGGGGTGCTGGCGGCTCCCGTTCACGCTGCCGAAATGACCGGCGCCGGTGCGACTTTCCCGGCCCCGATTTACGCGAAATGGGCTGAGGCTTACGAGAAGGCCACTCACAACAAACTGAATTATCAGTCCATCGGTTCCGGTGGCGGCATTAAGCAAATTAAGGCCAAAACCGTGGATTTCGGTGCTTCCGATATGCCTCTGAAGCCTGAGGAACTGGCCAAGGACGGCCTGGTTCAGTTCCCCACCGTGATCGGCGGGGTGGTGCCGGTGGTGAATATCCGTGGGGTGCGCGCCGGTGAACTGCACCTGACCGGCCCGGTGCTGGCGGAAATTTTCCTGGGCAAGATTACCAAGTGGAACGACAAGGCTATTGCTGCCCTGAATCCCAAGGTGGCCCTGCCTGCTGCCGATATCGCTCCGGTACGCCGTGCGGACGGTTCCGGCACCTCCTTCATCTTCACCAACTATCTGTCCAAGGTCAGCCCGGAATGGAAGCAAAAGGTGGGTGAAGGTACGGCGGTGCAATGGCCCGTGGGCATGGGCGGCAAGGGGAATGAAGGGGTGGCTGCCTTCGTGCAACGTCTGCCTAATTCCATCGGTTATGTGGAATACGCCTACGCCAAGCAAAACAAAATGTCCTACACCCTGTTGCAGAATGCGGCTGGCCACTTCGTGGCTCCGGATGACGTGACCTTCAAGGCGGCTGCCGCTGGTGCCGAATGGGACAAGTCTGCTTTCTACGAAATCCTGACCAATGAAAAGGGTAAGGATGCCTGGCCCATCTCCGGTGCCACCTTCATCCTGGTGCACAAGACCCCGGAAAAGCCCCAACAGGTGGCTGAAGTGCTGAAGTTCTTTGAATGGTCTTACAAGAACGGCGGCAAGATGGCCCAGGATCTGGAATACGTGCCCCTGCCCGACTCCCTGGTGAAGCTGATCCACGCTTCCTGGGGCAACATCAAGGATGGATCCGGCAAGCCGGTCTATTCCGCCAAGTAAGTTTCTCCTGTAGCAGTAATACCCGCACCCTGATTCGGGGTGCGGGTTTTTCCTGGTATCGAAATGAAATCACTCATCGCCAGAATGTTGCCCGGCCGCCATGTGGGGGACTGGGTGTTCTTCAATCTCACCCGGTTTTTCGCCCTGCTGACCCTGTTGATGTTGGTGGGGATCATGATCTCCCTGACCTACGGGGCTTGGCCGTCTATCCATCGCTTCGGTTTCGGCTTCCTGGTTTCCGGTGACTGGAATCCCCCCATGGAGAAATTCGGGGCCCTGATTCCTATCTACGGGACCCTGGCGACTTCTCTGGTGGCCCTGGTTATTGCGGTGCCGGTGAGTTTCGGTATCGCCATGTTTTTGACTGAACTGGCGCCCACCTGGCTACGTCGCCCCTTGGGGGTGGCGGTGGAACTCCTGGCGGGGATTCCCAGTATTGTTTATGGCATGTGGGGCCTGCTGGTGTTTGCTCCGGTGTTTTCCCAATACGTCCAGCCGGTGCTGGCCAGCACCCTGGGCAAGGTTCCCCTCCTGGGGACCCTGTTTTCCGGCCCGGCCATGGGGATCGGTATTCTCAGCGCGGGCATTATCCTGGCCATTATGATCATTCCCTTCGTGGCCTCTGTCATGCGGGACGTGTTTGAAATCACCCCGTCTATCCTCAAGGAATCTTCCTACGCCCTGGGGGCGACCACCTGGGAAGTGGTGTGGAATATCGTGTTGCCCTACACCAAGGTAGGGGTGGTGGGGGGCATTATGCTGGGCCTGGGACGGGCGCTGGGGGAAACCATGGCCGTTACCTTCCTGATCGGCAACATGAATTTCTTTAACGGCTTTTCCCTGTTCCTGCCCGGTAACAGTATTGCGTCGGCCCTGGCCAATGAATTTGCCGAGGCGGAGTCCGACATCTACACCTCCTCCCTGATTGAGCTGGGGCTGATCCTGTTCGTGATCACTTTCATCGTGCTCTCCCTTTCCAAACTGCTGCTCCTGCGCTTGTCCCGGCAGGAAGGCGCTAAATCCTGAGGAAATGTCCATGTCTTCCGACTTTTCCGATACGGCGGATGCAGTGGCCTCCGGCCTTTCTCCCCAAAGAAAACGCGCTTACGCCATGACCCTCGCTTTTCGACGCAAACTGATCAACCGCCTGGCTATCGGCCTTTCTATGGTGGCCATGGTTTTTGGCCTCTTCTGGCTCATCTGGATTTTATGGACCACCCTGGAACTGGGGATTTCCGGGCTTTCCTTAAGCCTCTTCACGGAAATGACCCCGCCCCCGGGGAGCGAAGGGGGCTTGCTCAACGCCATTGTGGGGAGTCTGCTCATGGTTTCCCTGGCCACCGCTATTGGTACGCCAGTGGGCATTATGGCCGGGGTCTATCTGGCGGAATACGGCGGCCGGACCTGGCTGGGGCACACCACCCGCTTCCTCAATGACGTGTTGCTGTCTGCTCCTTCCATCATCATTGGTCTTTTTGTCTACGAGGTGTATGTGGCCCAGGTGGGCAATTTTTCCGGCATGGCCGGGGTCTTTTCCCTGGCCCTAATCGTGATTCCGGTGGTGGTGCGGACGACGGAAAACATGCTGCAGCTGGTGCCCAATAGCCTGCGGGAAGCGGCTTTCGCCCTGGGGGCGCCCAAGTGGCGGGTGGTGCTGAAAGTGACCCTGAAGGCGTCTATCGCCGGGGTCATGACCGGGATACTCCTGGCGGTGGCCCGGATCTCCGGGGAAACGGCGCCCTTGCTGTTTACCGCTCTGTCCAACCAGTTCTGGACCTCCGACCTCTTCAAGCCCATGGCCAGTTTGCCGGTGACCATCTTCAAGTTCGCCATGAGCCCCTTCGAGGATTGGCAGCGTCTGGCCTGGGCCGGGGTGTTCCTCATTACCCTGGGGGTGCTGGCGCTCAACATCGTGGCCCGCTCCGTTTTCCGTCGCAAAGCCATTGAACGATAACTTCCGCTATTGATCGAGATTCCCATGAATGCACCTATTGCCCCGGCTGCTTTGCAGACTCAGATTCAATTCAAGGATTTCAACTTCTACTACGGAGGCTATCAGGCGCTCCGCTCCATCAACCTGGAGATTTACCACGGTCGGGTAACCGCTTTCATCGGCCCGTCCGGCTGCGGCAAATCCACCCTGTTGCGTACCATCAACCGCATGTATGACCTGTATCCGGGCCAGCGGGCGGAAGGGAATCTGCTTATCGACGGGGAGAACATCCTGGACCCCTCGGTGGATGTGAATAATCTCCGGAAGCGGGTGGGGATGGTGTTTCAGAAGCCCACTCCGTTCCCCATGTCCATCTACGACAACATCGCCTTCGGGGTGCGCATGCACGAAAGCCTGGGGCGGGCGGAAATGGATGACCGGGTGGAATGGGCCCTGAAAAAGGCGGCTCTGTGGGAAGAAGTGAAGGACAAGCTGAACCAGAGTGGCACCAGCCTGTCCGGTGGCCAGCAGCAGCGGCTGTGCATTGCCCGGGGCATTGCGGTTAAGCCGGAAGTGCTTCTGCTGGACGAGCCTACCTCGGCCCTGGATCCCATTTCCACCATGCACATTGAAGAGCTGGTGTCCGAGCTGAAGGGGGATTTCACCATCGTCATCGTGACCCACAATATGCAGCAGGCGGCCCGGGTGTCCGACTTCACCGCCTATATGTATCTGGGGGAATTGATCGAGTTTGGTGAAACGGACCAGATTTTCATCAAGCCCAAAACCAAGCAGACCGAAGACTACATCACCGGCCGCTTTGGCTGATGGGGCAACGGGTCGCATTGACCCGGCCTGGAGGGAGCAGCTATAATCAAAAAGTTTTATGCTGCCTCCCCAACCCAAAGG
This sequence is a window from Azospira inquinata. Protein-coding genes within it:
- the greA gene encoding transcription elongation factor GreA; protein product: MSKTPLTVAGAEKLRAELHHLKTVERPNVIAAIAEARSHGDLSENAEYDAAKEKQGFVEGRIQEVEAKLSNAQVVDPLTLDADGRCVFGATVDLEDQDSGDQVTYQIVGEDEADIKKGKISYVSPLARAVIGKYAGDLVQVQTPGGIREYEILDVRYQ
- a CDS encoding DUF4149 domain-containing protein, which gives rise to MSAMGPGSAWLNGLRRLLLTAWVGSLWGVGYVVAPTLFQIAPSRVLAGEIAGHCFWWVGVIGLVCGALLLPLALTAPPSRDRARGVALVLVLAVGSLLQLFYFQPHIAAIKAAIGPVDPALSPAAALFARWHGFSSVAYLLQSLAGALLVAWGEAPWRGR
- the yhbY gene encoding ribosome assembly RNA-binding protein YhbY; its protein translation is MLSLSPVQRRALKARAHALNPVVSISQHGLTENVLKEIDANLKSHELIKVRVYNDDREVREQYLNDICTQLDAAPVQHIGKLLVVYRPAPEDAQAAAAARRTPGRNQRRSKRSFQS
- the rlmE gene encoding 23S rRNA (uridine(2552)-2'-O)-methyltransferase RlmE encodes the protein MARTKTSKAWMHEHVTDQFVQRAKAEGWRSRAAFKLMEIDEKDKLLKPGEIVVDLGAAPGGWSQVAGRRIGDHGRVFAIDLLEMGGLPGVDFLQGDFRDEEVLHRFEAMVGDRPVSLVLSDMAPNISGIPTSDQARSIYLCELAMDFAKTHLKPDGAFLVKVFQGEGFDDFLRAMRESFQTVVTRKPKSSRDRSAELYLLGRRPRRS
- the ftsH gene encoding ATP-dependent zinc metalloprotease FtsH; the protein is MNNMLKNLAIWLVIGLVLMTIFNQFNNRQAAQNSIDYSQFIEEVKQGHISKVVIEGRVLKATTPEGKKLTSYAPPDLWLVSDLLKSGVRIEAKPEEEPSMLMNIFVSWFPMLLLIGVWVFFMRQMQGGGKGGAFSFGKSRARMLDESNNSITFADVAGCDEAKEEVSELVDFLKDPSKFQKLGGRIPKGVLMVGSPGTGKTLLARAIAGEAKVPFFSISGSDFVEMFVGVGAARVRDMFENAKKHAPCILFIDEIDAVGRQRGAGLGGGNDEREQTLNQLLVEMDGFEGHTGIIVIAATNRPDVLDPALLRPGRFDRQVVVPLPDIRGREEILKVHIRKVPVAGDVRADILARGTPGFSGADLANLVNEAALFAARGNKRLVDMDDFEKAKDKIMMGAERRSMAMSEDEKRNTAYHESGHAVVAKLVPKSDPVHKVTIIPRGRALGLTMQLPEQDRYAYDREYLMSRIAVLFGGRVAEELFMHQMTTGASNDFERATQMARDMVTRYGMSDVLGPMVYGENEGEVFLGRSVTTHKNLSETTMQAVDKEIRRIIDQQYELAKRLLEENRDKVEAMAGALLEWETIDADQINDIMEGKPPRPPKQPSSGNKPSVGGDTPGAEPNVAATA
- the folP gene encoding dihydropteroate synthase; protein product: MNILQCGKFQLDCSRPRVMGIVNLTPDSFSGDGLAKDRERAIAHAHAQIEAGAELLDLGAESSRPGCEPTPLDEELGRLLPVVKALAGCGVPLSIDTYKPEVMAAVLEAGADMINDIYGFRRPGAWQAVADSDCGLCIMHMQGEPRDMQARPAYGDVVTEVVDFFQERLEEADQLGIERRRITLDAGFGFGKSVAHNLDLLGRLEETRVGGLPLFVGMSRKSMIGAVTGRPVGERVFGSVAAALLAAQRGAAIIRVHDVAATRDALAVWQAVEGTEIPAPGKN
- the glmM gene encoding phosphoglucosamine mutase, which produces MGRKYFGTDGVRGRVGEFPITPEFVLRLGYSAGQVLAAQAGKGAGERPAVLIGKDTRISGYMLEAALEAGFASAGVDVCLVGPLPTPAVAYLTRALRLDAGIVISASHNPYFDNGIKFFSALGTKLPDEVELAIEAGIDAPLNCVASAKLGKARRIGDARGRYIEFCKSTFPNDLDLRGLKILVDCAHGATYDVAPQVFHELGAEVSTIGAAPDGMNINKEVGATAPSALRKAVLAQGADLGLALDGDGDRLLMVDGEGNLYDGDQLLFAIVKDRLRHGPVAGVAGTLMSNLALEHALEGLEVPFARAAVGDRYVLELLQQRGWLYGGENSGHILCLDKHSTGDGIVAALQVLTALRQQGGTLKSLLSGLVLYPQRLINVPMPKGFPWKEHPAIKAAQVRTEQALAGTGRVLLRASGTEPLLRVMVEGRDEAQIEGLAQDLADVVRQVVEEAA
- the pstS gene encoding phosphate ABC transporter substrate-binding protein PstS produces the protein MYLKWLGVSALSFGVLAAPVHAAEMTGAGATFPAPIYAKWAEAYEKATHNKLNYQSIGSGGGIKQIKAKTVDFGASDMPLKPEELAKDGLVQFPTVIGGVVPVVNIRGVRAGELHLTGPVLAEIFLGKITKWNDKAIAALNPKVALPAADIAPVRRADGSGTSFIFTNYLSKVSPEWKQKVGEGTAVQWPVGMGGKGNEGVAAFVQRLPNSIGYVEYAYAKQNKMSYTLLQNAAGHFVAPDDVTFKAAAAGAEWDKSAFYEILTNEKGKDAWPISGATFILVHKTPEKPQQVAEVLKFFEWSYKNGGKMAQDLEYVPLPDSLVKLIHASWGNIKDGSGKPVYSAK
- the pstC gene encoding phosphate ABC transporter permease PstC, yielding MKSLIARMLPGRHVGDWVFFNLTRFFALLTLLMLVGIMISLTYGAWPSIHRFGFGFLVSGDWNPPMEKFGALIPIYGTLATSLVALVIAVPVSFGIAMFLTELAPTWLRRPLGVAVELLAGIPSIVYGMWGLLVFAPVFSQYVQPVLASTLGKVPLLGTLFSGPAMGIGILSAGIILAIMIIPFVASVMRDVFEITPSILKESSYALGATTWEVVWNIVLPYTKVGVVGGIMLGLGRALGETMAVTFLIGNMNFFNGFSLFLPGNSIASALANEFAEAESDIYTSSLIELGLILFVITFIVLSLSKLLLLRLSRQEGAKS
- the pstA gene encoding phosphate ABC transporter permease PstA, whose amino-acid sequence is MSSDFSDTADAVASGLSPQRKRAYAMTLAFRRKLINRLAIGLSMVAMVFGLFWLIWILWTTLELGISGLSLSLFTEMTPPPGSEGGLLNAIVGSLLMVSLATAIGTPVGIMAGVYLAEYGGRTWLGHTTRFLNDVLLSAPSIIIGLFVYEVYVAQVGNFSGMAGVFSLALIVIPVVVRTTENMLQLVPNSLREAAFALGAPKWRVVLKVTLKASIAGVMTGILLAVARISGETAPLLFTALSNQFWTSDLFKPMASLPVTIFKFAMSPFEDWQRLAWAGVFLITLGVLALNIVARSVFRRKAIER
- the pstB gene encoding phosphate ABC transporter ATP-binding protein PstB, producing the protein MNAPIAPAALQTQIQFKDFNFYYGGYQALRSINLEIYHGRVTAFIGPSGCGKSTLLRTINRMYDLYPGQRAEGNLLIDGENILDPSVDVNNLRKRVGMVFQKPTPFPMSIYDNIAFGVRMHESLGRAEMDDRVEWALKKAALWEEVKDKLNQSGTSLSGGQQQRLCIARGIAVKPEVLLLDEPTSALDPISTMHIEELVSELKGDFTIVIVTHNMQQAARVSDFTAYMYLGELIEFGETDQIFIKPKTKQTEDYITGRFG